One window of Solwaraspora sp. WMMA2056 genomic DNA carries:
- a CDS encoding VOC family protein: MAAVRQFQVTFDCAQPERVARFWCEALGYVVPPPPPGFTSWTEFDQALPPERQGSAFACVDPTGVGPRLFFQRVPEGKTVKNRLHLDVRVGSGLVGDERVAALEAECARLVALGAVRVELLSADGFNESCLVMRDIEGNEFCLD, translated from the coding sequence ATGGCAGCGGTCAGGCAGTTCCAGGTCACCTTCGACTGCGCCCAGCCGGAGCGCGTCGCCCGCTTCTGGTGCGAGGCGCTGGGGTACGTCGTACCGCCACCGCCACCGGGGTTCACCTCTTGGACGGAGTTCGATCAGGCGCTGCCGCCGGAGCGCCAAGGGTCGGCGTTCGCCTGCGTCGACCCGACCGGCGTCGGCCCACGACTGTTCTTCCAGCGGGTTCCCGAAGGCAAAACCGTCAAGAACCGGCTACATCTCGACGTACGGGTCGGCAGCGGGCTCGTGGGCGACGAACGGGTCGCCGCACTCGAAGCCGAATGCGCCCGGTTGGTCGCGCTCGGCGCGGTACGGGTGGAATTGCTAAGCGCAGATGGTTTTAACGAGTCGTGCCTCGTTATGCGCGACATCGAGGGGAATGAGTTCTGCCTCGACTGA
- a CDS encoding GntR family transcriptional regulator: protein MIVIDAASPTPPYEQLRAQLAKQIQDRSLAVGTRLPTVRRLAADLGLAVNTVGRAYRELEEAGLIETRGRAGSFVSAAGDQALEQARRAARDYATIISRVGIDPAEAVRIVQAALAHPTSP, encoded by the coding sequence ATGATCGTCATCGACGCCGCGTCGCCGACGCCGCCGTACGAGCAGCTGCGGGCCCAGCTCGCGAAGCAGATCCAGGACCGGTCGCTGGCCGTCGGCACCCGGTTGCCGACGGTCCGCCGGCTCGCCGCCGACCTCGGTCTCGCCGTGAACACCGTCGGTCGGGCGTACCGGGAGTTGGAGGAGGCCGGCCTGATCGAGACCCGGGGGCGGGCCGGCTCGTTCGTCTCGGCCGCCGGTGACCAGGCTCTCGAACAGGCCCGCCGCGCCGCCCGCGACTACGCGACGATCATCAGCCGGGTCGGCATCGACCCCGCCGAAGCGGTCCGGATCGTCCAGGCGGCCCTGGCCCACCCGACTTCACCGTAG
- a CDS encoding DUF2809 domain-containing protein: protein MRLASLAAAGGFLAIALGIRLLASGDGVLDSSGVLQQHSGTALYASMVYAGVFVLAPRVTPVVAGVVAVAFCWLVELLQLTGIPAALSERSVIARLVLGVQFDATDLAWYPVGVLPLVLMHLGIDRWRRYRRDQQPTAAGTAHT, encoded by the coding sequence GTGCGGCTGGCATCCCTGGCGGCCGCTGGCGGGTTCCTCGCGATCGCCCTCGGCATCCGATTGTTGGCCAGTGGGGACGGTGTGCTGGACAGTTCCGGTGTGCTGCAGCAGCACTCCGGCACCGCCCTGTACGCGTCGATGGTCTACGCGGGCGTCTTCGTCCTCGCCCCCCGGGTCACGCCGGTCGTGGCTGGCGTGGTGGCCGTCGCTTTCTGCTGGCTCGTCGAGCTTCTGCAGCTGACCGGGATCCCGGCGGCGCTGTCCGAGCGCAGCGTCATCGCGCGGCTGGTGCTGGGCGTCCAGTTCGACGCCACCGATCTGGCGTGGTACCCGGTGGGCGTACTGCCGTTGGTGCTTATGCACCTCGGCATCGACCGCTGGCGGCGGTACCGCCGCGACCAGCAACCGACGGCCGCCGGCACCGCCCACACCTAG
- a CDS encoding class I SAM-dependent methyltransferase, with protein MTGDRRHAMLERLRRAYDTGAAARDQHPKSAWKIAERSAFGDRLARRGARSLLEIGAGTGQDSRYFQEQGFDVVATDLTPAMVAACRAKGLDARLMDVLAMDFPVASFDAVYTMNCLLHVPNADLPAALTAIGDVLRPGGLFFLGVYGGDGSEGVADWDDHDPPRFFSMRTDEQIRRYATDVFDLVDFHALDVDGGFRFQSLTLRRPAQAP; from the coding sequence ATGACGGGTGACCGCCGCCACGCGATGCTGGAACGACTACGCCGGGCGTACGACACGGGCGCCGCCGCCCGCGACCAGCATCCGAAGTCGGCGTGGAAGATCGCCGAGCGATCCGCGTTCGGCGACCGGCTGGCGCGACGCGGGGCCCGGTCCCTGCTGGAGATCGGTGCGGGCACCGGACAGGACAGCCGGTACTTCCAGGAGCAGGGCTTCGACGTGGTCGCCACCGACCTCACCCCGGCGATGGTCGCCGCCTGCCGGGCGAAGGGCCTCGACGCCCGGCTGATGGACGTCCTGGCCATGGACTTCCCGGTGGCGTCGTTCGACGCGGTCTACACGATGAACTGTTTGCTGCACGTGCCGAACGCCGACCTGCCGGCCGCCCTGACGGCGATCGGAGACGTGCTGCGGCCGGGCGGGCTGTTCTTCCTCGGCGTCTACGGCGGCGACGGCAGCGAGGGCGTCGCCGACTGGGACGATCACGACCCGCCCCGGTTCTTCTCGATGCGCACCGACGAACAGATCCGGCGGTACGCCACCGACGTCTTCGACCTCGTCGACTTCCACGCCCTCGACGTCGACGGCGGCTTCCGCTTCCAGTCGCTGACCCTGCGCCGCCCGGCCCAGGCGCCCTGA
- a CDS encoding M14 family zinc carboxypeptidase, whose product MRFRAPSANAAGSWRRTTVLLIATVVGLFAVVTGPVSADPKPSGVDRDSIAGPYRVLGPKTFADRDAVAKTGAAIDFIEHGVINVTATRNEVTAIQALGFDVEAVRAPVRATDDVGTLDFPPSDSAYHNYAEMTAAVNQVVADHPSIARKVSIGTSYEGRDLMAVKISDNVGTDENEPEILFNSQQHAREHLTVEMAIYLLNLFTDSYGSDSRITNIVNNRELWIIPSVNPDGSEYDIATGSYRSWRKNRQPNSGSSFVGTDLNRNWGYLWGCCGGSSGSPSSDTYRGPSAFSAPETQALRNFVNSRVVGGTQQIKANIDFHSYSELVLWPFGHTTANTTTGMTADQYNTFATIGGQMAATNGYTPEQSSDLYITDGSSIDWMWAQHGIWAYTFELYPRGAAGGGFYPPASVINRETTRNRDAVLILSEYADCPYRAIGKQSQYCGGGGDPDPDPGTTVWSDTFETATGWTTNPAGTDTATAGQFERGVAQATSSGGALQLTAYAGSNSLVTGRLAGSSAGVHDVDGGVTSAQSPAISLPSSGTLTLSLAWYLAHLNNSSSADYLRVSVVHSGGTTTLLNQSGAASNRYGSWSTNSYNLTPYAGQSVRILVQAADTSTASLVEAAIDNVTITRS is encoded by the coding sequence ATGCGATTCCGCGCACCATCTGCGAACGCCGCCGGCTCGTGGCGCAGGACCACCGTCCTGCTGATCGCCACCGTCGTCGGCCTGTTCGCCGTCGTGACCGGCCCGGTATCGGCCGATCCCAAGCCCAGCGGCGTCGACCGGGACTCGATCGCCGGTCCGTACCGGGTCCTCGGGCCGAAGACCTTCGCCGACCGCGACGCGGTGGCGAAGACCGGCGCCGCCATCGACTTCATCGAACACGGCGTCATCAACGTCACCGCGACCCGCAACGAGGTCACGGCGATCCAGGCGCTCGGCTTCGACGTCGAAGCGGTCCGTGCCCCGGTCCGTGCCACCGACGACGTGGGCACCCTGGACTTCCCGCCGTCGGACTCGGCGTACCACAACTACGCGGAGATGACCGCCGCCGTGAACCAGGTGGTCGCGGACCATCCGAGCATCGCCCGCAAGGTCAGCATCGGTACGTCGTACGAGGGTCGTGACCTGATGGCGGTCAAGATCTCCGACAACGTCGGCACCGACGAGAACGAACCGGAGATCCTGTTCAACTCCCAGCAGCACGCCCGCGAGCACCTCACCGTCGAGATGGCGATCTACCTGCTGAACCTGTTCACCGACAGCTACGGCAGCGACTCGCGGATCACCAACATCGTCAACAACCGGGAACTGTGGATCATCCCCAGTGTCAACCCGGACGGCAGCGAGTACGACATCGCCACCGGCTCGTACCGGTCCTGGCGAAAGAACCGGCAACCCAACAGCGGGTCGTCGTTCGTCGGCACCGACCTCAACCGTAACTGGGGCTACCTGTGGGGCTGCTGCGGCGGCTCCTCCGGATCGCCGTCGTCGGACACCTACCGTGGCCCGTCGGCGTTCTCCGCCCCGGAGACCCAGGCGCTGCGCAACTTCGTCAACAGCCGGGTCGTCGGCGGCACCCAGCAGATCAAGGCCAACATCGACTTCCACTCCTACTCGGAGCTGGTGCTCTGGCCGTTCGGGCACACCACCGCCAACACCACCACCGGGATGACCGCCGACCAGTACAACACCTTCGCCACCATCGGCGGCCAGATGGCGGCCACCAACGGCTACACCCCGGAGCAATCGTCGGACCTCTACATCACCGACGGCAGCAGCATCGACTGGATGTGGGCCCAACACGGCATCTGGGCGTACACCTTCGAGCTCTACCCCCGGGGTGCCGCCGGCGGCGGCTTCTACCCGCCCGCCTCGGTCATCAACCGGGAGACCACCCGCAACCGGGACGCGGTGCTGATCCTCAGCGAGTACGCCGACTGTCCGTACCGGGCGATCGGCAAGCAGTCCCAGTACTGCGGCGGCGGCGGCGACCCGGACCCCGACCCGGGCACCACCGTCTGGTCGGACACCTTCGAGACCGCCACCGGCTGGACGACCAACCCGGCCGGCACCGACACCGCCACCGCCGGGCAGTTCGAGCGCGGCGTGGCGCAGGCCACCAGCTCCGGCGGGGCCCTGCAGCTGACCGCCTACGCCGGCAGCAACAGCCTGGTCACCGGCCGGCTCGCCGGTAGCTCCGCCGGTGTGCACGACGTCGACGGCGGGGTCACCAGCGCCCAGTCGCCGGCGATTTCGCTGCCGTCGAGCGGCACCCTCACGCTGTCCCTGGCGTGGTACCTCGCCCACCTCAACAACTCGTCGTCGGCCGACTACCTGCGGGTCAGCGTGGTCCACAGCGGCGGCACCACCACCCTGCTCAACCAGTCCGGGGCGGCCAGCAACCGGTACGGATCCTGGTCGACCAACAGCTACAACCTGACCCCGTACGCGGGCCAGTCGGTGCGCATCCTGGTCCAGGCGGCGGACACCTCCACCGCCAGCCTGGTCGAGGCCGCCATCGACAACGTGACGATCACCCGCTCCTGA
- a CDS encoding ABC transporter substrate-binding protein gives MRTPYRLRAALLRTAAVTAAATLALAGCGSGDADDAQPGASPQAGASFPVTVGDLTLDVRPEKIVSLSPTLTEMLFAIDAGDQVAAVDDNSNHPAEAPTTDLSGFTPNVEAIVTYEPDLVVLSTDANGVVAGLERLSVPVYVADAAVTLEDTYRQITELGALTGHPDAAADLADSMRTEIDKLVADAPELAEPLTYYYELDPTFYTVTSQTFVGSLFAMVGLTNIADAADPQGDAGGYPQLSAEALIDADPDLIFLADTKCCEQDAQTVAARAGWSTITAVQAGQVVELDDDIASRWGPRVVDLVRAIVDAVDAATN, from the coding sequence ATGAGGACACCATATCGGCTGCGGGCGGCGCTGCTGCGTACCGCTGCGGTCACCGCCGCCGCCACGCTCGCCCTGGCCGGCTGCGGCTCCGGCGACGCCGACGACGCACAGCCCGGCGCGAGCCCGCAGGCGGGGGCCAGCTTCCCGGTCACCGTCGGCGACCTGACCCTCGACGTACGGCCGGAGAAGATCGTCTCGCTGTCGCCGACGCTGACCGAGATGCTCTTCGCGATCGACGCCGGTGACCAGGTAGCCGCCGTCGACGACAACTCCAACCACCCGGCCGAGGCACCGACCACCGATCTGTCCGGGTTCACCCCGAACGTCGAGGCGATCGTCACCTACGAGCCCGACCTGGTGGTGCTCTCCACCGACGCCAACGGGGTGGTGGCCGGGCTGGAACGGCTGTCGGTCCCGGTGTACGTCGCCGACGCGGCGGTCACCCTGGAGGACACGTACCGCCAGATCACCGAACTGGGCGCGCTCACCGGGCATCCGGACGCGGCGGCCGACCTGGCCGACAGCATGCGTACGGAGATCGACAAGCTGGTCGCCGACGCGCCGGAGCTGGCCGAGCCGCTGACCTACTACTACGAGCTGGACCCGACGTTCTACACGGTGACCAGCCAGACCTTCGTCGGTTCGCTGTTCGCCATGGTGGGGCTGACCAACATCGCCGACGCGGCCGACCCGCAGGGCGACGCCGGCGGCTACCCGCAGCTGTCCGCCGAGGCGCTGATCGACGCCGACCCGGACCTGATCTTCCTGGCCGACACCAAGTGCTGCGAGCAGGACGCGCAGACCGTGGCGGCCCGCGCCGGCTGGTCCACGATCACCGCCGTACAGGCCGGCCAGGTGGTCGAACTCGACGACGACATCGCCTCCCGGTGGGGCCCGCGCGTCGTCGACCTGGTCCGGGCGATCGTCGACGCGGTCGACGCGGCGACGAACTGA
- a CDS encoding iron ABC transporter permease has translation MLRTARRPSAGGLDGGRHRPGLTVGWFAAAVTAVVLAVLAGLAFGPASLPPLAVGVELLDQLPGVELDSGLTDRQAAIVTQLRLPRVVLALLVGGMLALAGGCYQGVFRNPLADPHLLGVAAGAGLAVTAVIALRPGTGVLTGLPVTVPVAAFVGAVGAVALTYLLGAAGGRDRSTATLILAGVAVSAFLAAGQTYLLQRHVDTIREVYSWLLGRLATDGWHEVRLIAPYAVLAGLVVLVHGRELDVLSVGDEEAASLGLHPQRSRYLLLAAASLGTAAAVSVSGLIGFVGLIVPHLVRLVVGSSYRVILPLSMLLGGAFLTVTDVVARTVAAPAEIPIGVVTAFFGAPFFVLVLRTTRRTVTL, from the coding sequence ATGCTCCGGACGGCCCGCCGGCCGTCGGCGGGCGGACTGGACGGCGGCCGCCACCGGCCGGGCCTGACCGTCGGCTGGTTCGCCGCAGCGGTGACCGCCGTCGTCCTGGCGGTGCTGGCCGGGCTCGCTTTCGGCCCGGCCAGCCTGCCGCCGCTGGCGGTCGGCGTCGAACTGCTCGACCAACTCCCCGGGGTGGAGCTCGACAGTGGACTGACTGACCGGCAGGCCGCGATCGTCACCCAGCTGCGGCTGCCCCGGGTGGTGCTGGCGCTGCTGGTCGGCGGCATGCTGGCCCTGGCCGGCGGCTGCTACCAGGGGGTGTTCCGCAACCCGCTGGCCGACCCGCACCTGCTCGGGGTCGCCGCCGGGGCCGGGCTGGCGGTGACTGCGGTGATCGCGCTTCGCCCCGGCACCGGAGTGCTGACCGGGCTGCCGGTCACCGTACCGGTGGCCGCCTTCGTCGGCGCCGTCGGCGCGGTCGCGCTGACCTACCTGCTCGGCGCGGCCGGCGGCCGGGACCGGTCCACCGCGACGCTGATCCTGGCCGGCGTCGCGGTCTCGGCGTTCCTCGCCGCCGGCCAGACCTACCTGCTGCAACGGCACGTCGACACGATCCGGGAGGTCTACTCCTGGCTGCTCGGCCGGCTCGCCACCGACGGCTGGCACGAGGTGCGGCTGATCGCCCCGTACGCGGTGCTGGCCGGCCTGGTGGTGCTGGTGCACGGCCGGGAACTCGACGTACTGTCGGTCGGCGACGAGGAGGCCGCGAGCCTCGGGCTGCACCCGCAGCGGTCCCGCTATCTGCTGCTCGCTGCGGCGTCGCTGGGCACCGCGGCGGCGGTGTCGGTCTCCGGGCTGATCGGGTTCGTCGGGCTGATCGTGCCGCACCTGGTCCGGTTGGTGGTCGGCAGCAGCTACCGGGTCATTCTGCCGCTGTCGATGCTGCTCGGCGGTGCGTTCCTGACCGTCACCGACGTCGTGGCGCGGACCGTCGCCGCCCCCGCCGAGATCCCGATCGGCGTGGTCACCGCCTTCTTCGGTGCCCCGTTCTTCGTCCTGGTGCTGCGCACCACCCGCCGGACGGTGACGCTGTGA
- a CDS encoding VOC family protein: MSVAAAGVPAWVDLGTPDLAGAIRFYGELFGWTARMPDEPDGEGYVLFSKDDKLVAGAGAVSTDGQPPTWTTYIGTLDAQATAKLVESAGGTVLMPPFDVLDRGRAAVFTDPGGASFAVWQPVGMVGAELMNVPGALCWNELTTRDPDGAKEFYGEVFDWEVRDTPFPPIMYTEWLVEQQPVAGMMPMVGDDWPAELPAHWMVYFAVNDCDATVEHATALGGTVSVAPTDLPHGRFAVLHDPQGAFFSVIRIAGD; the protein is encoded by the coding sequence ATGTCCGTCGCCGCAGCCGGGGTCCCCGCCTGGGTCGATCTCGGCACCCCCGACCTGGCTGGTGCGATCCGGTTCTACGGCGAACTGTTCGGCTGGACCGCCCGGATGCCCGATGAGCCGGACGGTGAGGGGTACGTCCTGTTCAGCAAGGACGACAAGCTGGTCGCCGGTGCCGGCGCGGTCTCCACCGACGGGCAACCGCCCACCTGGACCACCTACATCGGCACCCTGGACGCCCAGGCCACCGCCAAACTGGTGGAGTCGGCCGGCGGCACCGTACTGATGCCGCCGTTCGACGTGCTGGACCGGGGGCGGGCCGCCGTCTTCACCGACCCGGGCGGTGCCAGCTTCGCCGTCTGGCAGCCGGTCGGGATGGTCGGTGCCGAGTTGATGAACGTGCCCGGTGCGCTCTGCTGGAACGAGCTGACCACCCGCGACCCCGACGGTGCCAAGGAGTTCTACGGCGAGGTGTTCGACTGGGAGGTACGCGACACCCCGTTCCCCCCGATCATGTACACGGAGTGGCTGGTCGAGCAGCAGCCGGTCGCCGGGATGATGCCGATGGTCGGCGACGACTGGCCGGCCGAGCTGCCCGCCCACTGGATGGTCTACTTCGCGGTCAACGACTGCGACGCGACCGTCGAACACGCCACCGCGCTCGGTGGCACCGTGTCAGTCGCCCCCACCGACCTGCCGCACGGCCGGTTCGCCGTGCTCCACGACCCGCAGGGGGCGTTCTTCTCGGTCATCCGCATCGCCGGGGACTGA
- a CDS encoding alpha/beta hydrolase fold domain-containing protein: protein MGQVIEALPGDIDRAIRDDHILLDRIFQRLEAGQGDRRILADQVVFRMSMHLVAEEQTLDPVLDEPEVAQRMAAGGLPAEAVADLIGRGRDTRQRIKEAAAEIDRSKPGNLDFEEALNHLIADVRRQATEQEGILLPALRAAVGPQRMAQLGEQFSAAKHRAPTHPHPQAPNTARGGRLLGGPTALLDRLRDRTSGRRGWVATDASGLLEPQSQALLDAFAALGPRPTEILDPAEARRQPTLTDAVARIRADRGDLDEREPVDSVFDYVIDGPGGGLTLRVYRPTSASPSAGLPVLVYLYAGGWVVGSLDTYDATPRALCNRERCMVVAVDYRHAPEHPFPAAHDDVLAATRWLLANAGEIGGDPQRIAIAGEAAGGNMAAATCLQLRDAGERLPLLQVLIYPLTSIVVDDDSTVDAADAAPLNRAMLSWFARHTFPSAQLLADPRVALLDVPVQRLAGLPPAVVITVERDPLRSQGQEFAARLRAAGVPVEHIHYDGVPHEFFGMGAVLDVAVQAQDRVAAALHAAFNPSGQSSSGWPTGI from the coding sequence ATGGGACAAGTGATCGAGGCACTGCCGGGTGACATCGACCGGGCGATCCGCGACGACCACATCCTGCTGGACCGGATCTTCCAGCGGCTGGAGGCAGGCCAGGGGGACCGGCGGATCCTCGCCGACCAGGTGGTGTTCCGGATGTCCATGCACCTGGTCGCCGAGGAGCAGACCCTCGACCCGGTACTCGACGAGCCCGAGGTGGCGCAGCGGATGGCTGCCGGCGGGCTGCCGGCCGAAGCGGTGGCCGATCTGATCGGCCGGGGCCGGGACACCCGGCAACGGATCAAGGAGGCGGCGGCGGAGATCGACCGGTCCAAACCCGGCAACCTGGACTTCGAGGAGGCGCTCAACCACCTGATCGCCGACGTCCGGCGGCAGGCCACCGAGCAGGAGGGCATCCTGCTGCCGGCGTTGCGGGCCGCCGTCGGACCGCAGCGGATGGCGCAGCTGGGGGAGCAGTTCAGCGCCGCCAAGCACCGGGCACCGACGCACCCGCACCCGCAGGCACCGAACACCGCCCGGGGCGGTCGGCTGCTGGGCGGGCCGACCGCGCTGCTCGACCGGCTGCGGGACCGGACGTCGGGGCGGCGCGGCTGGGTCGCCACCGACGCCTCCGGGTTGCTGGAGCCGCAGTCGCAGGCGCTGCTGGACGCGTTCGCCGCGCTGGGGCCCCGGCCGACCGAGATCCTCGACCCGGCGGAGGCCCGCCGGCAGCCGACGCTCACCGACGCGGTGGCCCGGATCCGCGCCGACCGGGGCGACCTCGACGAACGGGAACCGGTCGACTCGGTCTTCGACTACGTGATCGACGGGCCCGGCGGCGGGCTGACCCTGCGGGTGTACCGGCCGACGTCGGCCTCACCGTCGGCCGGCCTGCCGGTGCTGGTCTACCTCTACGCCGGCGGCTGGGTGGTCGGCAGCCTGGACACCTACGACGCCACCCCCCGGGCGCTGTGCAACCGGGAGCGGTGCATGGTGGTCGCCGTCGACTACCGGCACGCGCCGGAGCATCCCTTCCCCGCCGCCCACGACGACGTCCTCGCCGCCACCCGGTGGCTGCTGGCCAACGCCGGGGAGATCGGCGGGGATCCGCAGCGGATCGCGATCGCCGGGGAGGCAGCCGGCGGCAACATGGCGGCGGCGACCTGCCTGCAACTGCGTGACGCCGGCGAACGGCTGCCCCTGCTCCAGGTGCTGATCTACCCGCTGACCAGCATCGTCGTCGATGACGACTCGACCGTGGACGCCGCCGACGCGGCACCGTTGAACCGGGCGATGCTGAGCTGGTTCGCCCGGCACACCTTCCCGTCGGCGCAGCTGCTCGCCGATCCCCGGGTGGCGCTGCTCGACGTGCCGGTGCAGCGCCTCGCCGGACTGCCGCCAGCGGTGGTGATCACCGTGGAGCGGGATCCGCTGCGCAGCCAGGGGCAGGAGTTCGCCGCCCGGCTGCGGGCCGCCGGGGTGCCGGTCGAGCACATCCACTACGACGGCGTACCGCATGAGTTCTTCGGCATGGGGGCGGTGCTGGACGTGGCGGTGCAGGCCCAGGACCGGGTGGCGGCCGCACTGCACGCGGCGTTCAACCCGTCCGGTCAGTCGTCCAGTGGCTGGCCCACCGGGATCTGA
- a CDS encoding MBOAT family O-acyltransferase, which yields MAFSSPTFLFLFLPLTLLGYLAAPARLRNLWLLAASMLFYFWGAGGEIGVLLYVGLISFFGALIGWRAGRRAQAAQDAGGRAAMPKAAIVSLIALLLVPLFLFKYLPPLADFADSIGWSDRFGVGPVTWALPLGISFFTFHAISYVVDTARGAIPAERSLRDYLLYLFLFPHQIAGPIVRYAEIVDELKSRRDVHLEMAVYGITRFAWGLAKKVCIADSAGIVADAAFGSAGGDMSAPTAWLAAVAYTVQIYFDFSGYSDMAIGLAMLFGFRFPENFRAPYTALGPADFWRRWHMTLSRWFRDYVYIPLGGSRHGLRREYAALLITFLLTSLWHGATWPFLVWGGLHSLGLLVERITGVRDSTRLTWLRRVVTAVFIIAAWVPFRSQTMTQTGQIWNAMVTGGLAAPPPVVLVTLTPLTVAAILLGVAAFFAPRSTTGFQLVHGQFQGFRMRVATVTAPVLLGVAVVGALWIDFSPFLYFQF from the coding sequence ATGGCCTTCTCGTCCCCTACCTTCCTGTTCCTGTTCCTGCCGCTGACCCTGCTCGGCTACCTGGCCGCGCCGGCCCGACTGCGCAACCTGTGGCTGCTGGCCGCGAGCATGCTCTTCTACTTCTGGGGTGCCGGCGGTGAAATCGGCGTCCTGCTCTACGTGGGGCTGATCAGCTTCTTCGGGGCGTTGATCGGATGGCGGGCCGGGCGACGGGCCCAGGCCGCGCAGGACGCCGGGGGCCGGGCCGCAATGCCGAAGGCCGCGATCGTTTCGCTGATCGCGTTGCTTCTCGTACCACTCTTCCTCTTCAAATATCTGCCACCCCTGGCCGACTTCGCGGACTCGATCGGGTGGAGCGACCGGTTCGGCGTCGGTCCGGTCACCTGGGCGCTGCCGCTGGGTATCTCGTTCTTCACCTTCCACGCCATCTCGTACGTCGTGGACACCGCCCGGGGCGCGATCCCGGCAGAACGGTCGCTACGCGACTACCTGCTCTACCTCTTCCTCTTTCCACACCAGATCGCCGGCCCGATCGTCCGGTACGCGGAGATCGTCGACGAACTGAAGAGCCGCCGCGACGTGCACCTGGAAATGGCGGTGTACGGGATCACCCGATTCGCCTGGGGTCTGGCGAAGAAAGTGTGCATCGCCGATTCCGCAGGTATCGTCGCGGACGCCGCTTTCGGTTCGGCAGGCGGTGACATGTCCGCCCCGACGGCATGGCTGGCCGCCGTCGCCTACACCGTCCAGATCTATTTCGACTTCAGCGGATACTCCGACATGGCGATCGGGCTGGCCATGTTGTTCGGGTTCCGCTTCCCGGAGAACTTCCGGGCGCCGTACACCGCGCTGGGGCCGGCGGACTTCTGGCGGCGCTGGCACATGACGCTCTCCCGGTGGTTCCGGGACTACGTCTACATCCCGCTCGGCGGCAGTCGACACGGGCTCCGGCGGGAGTACGCGGCCCTGCTGATCACCTTCCTGCTCACCTCGCTGTGGCACGGCGCCACCTGGCCGTTCCTGGTCTGGGGCGGGCTGCACAGCCTCGGTCTGTTGGTCGAGCGGATCACCGGCGTTCGTGACAGCACCCGGCTGACCTGGCTACGTCGAGTGGTGACCGCCGTGTTCATCATCGCCGCCTGGGTCCCGTTCCGGTCCCAGACGATGACCCAGACCGGGCAGATCTGGAACGCGATGGTGACCGGCGGGCTGGCCGCGCCACCGCCGGTGGTGCTGGTCACGCTCACCCCGTTGACCGTCGCGGCGATCCTGCTGGGCGTGGCCGCGTTCTTCGCGCCCCGGTCGACGACCGGTTTCCAGTTGGTGCACGGCCAGTTCCAGGGCTTCCGCATGCGGGTGGCCACCGTCACCGCCCCGGTGCTGCTCGGCGTGGCGGTCGTGGGCGCGCTCTGGATCGACTTCAGCCCGTTCCTCTACTTCCAGTTCTGA